A window of the Pogona vitticeps strain Pit_001003342236 chromosome 4, PviZW2.1, whole genome shotgun sequence genome harbors these coding sequences:
- the RAB7B gene encoding ras-related protein Rab-7b isoform X2, with protein MTSNKRVDLKIIIIGALGVGKTSLLHQYVHKKFYEDYRTTLGASILSKVVVVDQTPLKLQIWDTGGQERFRSMVSTFYKGSDGCMLTFDVTDMDSFDTLDDWREDFLQKVVPADPGFPMVVLGNKIDLKDRQVSKEAALSWCKEKDIAYFEVSAKNDINVVQAFETLARQALSRYKGIIENYLTDSIKLTPEDQPKTKCC; from the exons ATGACTTCAAATAAACGAGTGGATTTGAAAATCATTATCATTGGAGCTTTGGG aGTAGGGAAGACCTCGCTCCTCCATCAGTATGTTCACAAGAAATTTTATGAAGACTATCGAACTACTCTGGGAGCCAGCATCTTGTCTAAAGTGGTAGTTGTGGATCAAACACCATTGAAACTGCAG aTCTGGGATACTGGAGGGCAGGAGCGTTTCCGGTCCATGGTTTCCACATTCTACAAAGGCTCAGATGGCTGCATGTTGACCTTTGATGTCACAGACATGGATTCCTTTGACACCTTAGATGACTGGAGGGAAGATTTTTTGCAGAAAGTTGTCCCTGCTGATCCAGGCTTCCCTATGGTTGTGCTAGGCAATAAAATTGATTTGAAGGACCGGCAG GTATCCAAGGAGGCAGCATTGTCCTGGTGCAAAGAAAAGGACATTGCATATTTTGAAGTTAGTGCCAAGAATGATATCAATGTAGTACAAGCTTTTGAGACCCTGGCAAGACAAGCACTATCAAGG tACAAAGGGATCATTGAGAACTACCTAACAGATTCTATAAAGCTCACTCCAGAAGACCAACCAAAAACAAAATGCTGTTGA
- the RAB7B gene encoding ras-related protein Rab-7b isoform X1 → MTSFMTSNKRVDLKIIIIGALGVGKTSLLHQYVHKKFYEDYRTTLGASILSKVVVVDQTPLKLQIWDTGGQERFRSMVSTFYKGSDGCMLTFDVTDMDSFDTLDDWREDFLQKVVPADPGFPMVVLGNKIDLKDRQVSKEAALSWCKEKDIAYFEVSAKNDINVVQAFETLARQALSRYKGIIENYLTDSIKLTPEDQPKTKCC, encoded by the exons ATG ACTTCATTCATGACTTCAAATAAACGAGTGGATTTGAAAATCATTATCATTGGAGCTTTGGG aGTAGGGAAGACCTCGCTCCTCCATCAGTATGTTCACAAGAAATTTTATGAAGACTATCGAACTACTCTGGGAGCCAGCATCTTGTCTAAAGTGGTAGTTGTGGATCAAACACCATTGAAACTGCAG aTCTGGGATACTGGAGGGCAGGAGCGTTTCCGGTCCATGGTTTCCACATTCTACAAAGGCTCAGATGGCTGCATGTTGACCTTTGATGTCACAGACATGGATTCCTTTGACACCTTAGATGACTGGAGGGAAGATTTTTTGCAGAAAGTTGTCCCTGCTGATCCAGGCTTCCCTATGGTTGTGCTAGGCAATAAAATTGATTTGAAGGACCGGCAG GTATCCAAGGAGGCAGCATTGTCCTGGTGCAAAGAAAAGGACATTGCATATTTTGAAGTTAGTGCCAAGAATGATATCAATGTAGTACAAGCTTTTGAGACCCTGGCAAGACAAGCACTATCAAGG tACAAAGGGATCATTGAGAACTACCTAACAGATTCTATAAAGCTCACTCCAGAAGACCAACCAAAAACAAAATGCTGTTGA